TATAAGTTACAACCAAATTCCTTGGAGTTTTGTGATTGCTTGCATAGTTgttcacaaaatttatatattaatccATATCAAATATACAAGTCCTCtttataattaaacaaataaaaaaaagcagGCAGCATTGTTTCCCTTGTTAAACATATCTTTTCGAGTTATAGGTCTATTGAAAATGATCTCTTTATCAAAAATACTTCAAATATCAATCCACTTATAAAACTATGTTAGATATGTTGTTGTCATTGAAAGCTTCTACCGTTGATTTAATATCGATATTTTTTTGCATGTTGAATGATAGAATATGTTTTGATAGTTCTAGTTTCATGTTAGATTATACGTTTATTTTAACGAGCTTATCTTCTCACAAGACAAAGCACACCAATTTATTTCCTCTTAATATCAATTCTtcgataaaatatttcaataatatGTTTGTAACGTTAACAGTATCGATTAGCAAATCCAAAACTCGAAATTTATAAGCTAGTATTATCTTACGGCAGAGGAAATATTTCTTCAGACAATGTCATTTATCTTGTCATTACAAATACGTGAAAACAAGAGTTGAATTCCGTGTTACCAAATTACTGTTGTGCACATTGAACTCTCTGTGCACCACCATGCATGTCTTCATCATCTTCGTCGTATGCCTCTTGGGCCTGTTGCTGCTTCCTACGCATCTCCTCTTCGATGTTAACATCATGTAAGGTGGTCTCCTCGCACTCGTCCAATTCCATATCAGTCATTTGGGTTTTGGGTTTTGGTGGCAATACTGCTTCAAGGTTCTTGCATTGCTCGAGGGATAACGTGTCGGGGAATTCTACAGTGAAGTGAATGTATAGTTTTCCTCTCATAAATGGTCTTTGGTACATAGGCATTCCTTCATCATTTATGGCCTTAAATTGATCTGTCGAGGCCAAAAACAAAGTTCACCATTCATATCTATGAGCAACAGAGATTCACATATAAAAGCACAAGGACACCAAATTTCAACAAACAGCAGGAGAGACAATAGTGCGTGCACGAAGAAAACAATTTGACTTACATTAGCTGTATAAGGGAAACAACGATATATCAAGAAGTTCTAGGCATAAAAGCAACTAAAGTATACTTTGGGCTTACCAGGTTTGACAACTTCTCCGGGTTGGGACTTGATGATCAGCTGCCTGGTATCTAGGTGAGTCAAGATGAACTGGAAACCACACAGGGCCTCGGTTAAGCTCAAGGTGTGCTCTACAAAGAGATCATCTCCCTTCCGCTTAAACTTGGGATGTTCCTTCTGTTGCAAGACAAAAACTATGTCCCCAGTGACGGTATCAGGCTGCCACAAAAAGTGAAACATAAACAATGTGAAAATCCAATGGTCCCCTTTTTTGGTTGATATTAACATACAAACTGGTCATTATGAAATAATCTACTTCAAAAGCTAAATTGAATGTCGTACTGCTTCATCAGCCTCGCCCGGGAATGTTATCTTCTGTCCATTCTGCATACCCTTCTCGACAACAACTTCCAACACCTTCTTCTCCTGCACAACCTTCTCACCTTTACACTGCCCACACCTATCTTTATCATTGATCATCTCACCAGTACCCTTACACTCGTTGCAAGGGTGCTGCATCTGCTGGATCATGGATGGGCCAAGTTGTCTAATAGTGACTTTCATTCCAGACCCTTGACAGCCAGAACACTTCATTGAAGCACCTGATTTAGATCCTTTCCTGGTAATACAAGTATAGTATAAACCCCGGCAGAACTTCGTAGGGAAAACATAAAAAGATGATAAATGATGTCGAAAGTCGAAACGTAACTAATAGCATCCTAAACTCACCCCTTGCACTTCGGGCACAATACATTGCGAGATAGTGAAAGCTTCTTTGATGTTCCATTGTACAGATCCTCCAGAGAAACTTTGAGAGGGTGGACAACATCCTCTCCTCTTCTTTGTCTTCTTCCTCTGCTGCTTCCACCACCTCCTGGACATCAAATAAAGGAATATCAGAGACTGAAAGTAACATGAAAAGGAATCAAcaaattcaacatcaaacaaACAGCCATAGAAACATACCACCAAATGGGCTGCCACCAAAGAAAGATGAGAAAATGTCAAATGGGTCGTGTCCACCACCTCCACCGCCCATTCCTTCCTTGAGAGCATCTTCTCCATACTGATCATATATCTCACGCTTCTCGGGATCACTCAGAACCTCATAAGCTTGTGCAAGCTCTTTAAActgaaataaacaaaaaattgcaGCTAATCCATTGATAGACTCCAAAGTAATTGACATCATTATCCTTCAACTAAGAAAGATTATTAACACAGCGACCATAGTAAATAATGTTACACTAAGAGTGCATACTCAGGGCAGTTAAACTCTTTGACTTGAAACATGGTGTCTATTATGAACATACATAGTATCCGTTCAATCCCAATACAATTGAAGTGTGTCTAAAATCAGCATTCCAGTTGAGCTGAGGGGGTTAGGGTTCAATTACACAACAAAGAAGCTTCACACCAACACATTCAAAGCTTCCTATTTCTGCAAAGCAGCAAATTTAGATCTAAATCTACCTTTTTCCTCCAAGAGATCAGCTTAATTACAGCAACTATCAATCAATCATGCCCAATGGATATTAAGGTTCAGTCCAGCTAACATATCAAACTAGTTGGTCAGCTTATTTAGGGAAATGGATAGAATTAAATTCTCCTTTCAATTTTACCAGCAGAAAAATCACTTTTCTAAGCTCAAAGAAAACCTACAGATAAAGCTACGACGGATCTAAACTAAACCAAAAGAATTCCAAAACACCATTCGTATAAAagatacaaaaacaaaatataatgagaTAATCTATGAAAAATTGATGCCAAGGCAAATCCAGTATACATGCCAGCTACACTACATAACACAGTCATTTacatatttcactttttctCTATAAGTTCGCGTTTGAGAGATTTAGGGCATCCACACCCATATGCTTGATCAGCTGAGGTAAATCCAGTATTTAAACATGATGACTGCACTTCTTAAAACACACGCATACGACAAAACATATgtatacatatttaaattttttctgtAAATTTGCGTTCAACAGATGAAGTGCACGAACACCCACTGCATATATGCTGGATCAACTCTGGTGAAAACAGTAACCAAGTAGCTATACCCTTTCAGGATCACCTACCATTTGTATAAAATCACATTCAAATAGAAATGATTGCAAACTGAGATAATCTCTATAGAAAAACTCCATAAACACAAAACAATTATACAACTGAGAAACTGAAGCAAAAACATTATTTACAAAGATGGTTGCACTTCTTCACACACATTCTAAATTTCTCAGTAACCTTGAGTTTGGGAGTCTTGGAATGTACACCCACTGCTTATATGCTAGATTAGCTGAGGCAAACCCAGTACTTAATCACGATCTACACTTCTAAgtgaacacacacacacagatacaCAGATGTATactcatttcaattttttctgcAAATTTGCGTTCGAGAAATTTAGTAAAAACAGCTGTACCTTTTCAGGATCACCTCCCTTATCAGGATGATTCTTAATAGCAGCTTTACGGTAAGCTTTCTTGAGATCTTCTTGTGCAGCAGTTTTAGGAACACCTAAGATTTCATAGTACTTCGTGTTGTCGCTCTTTTTCGGTGCCCTCCCAAACATCTTCGATCGCTTAATTTAGTCAAAATTGAACTAAAGAAAAACACCAAAATCAGTTACAAATTGAACGATAGGAAAATTACAACATATCAAACACTTCCCCCTTTGGTGCCCTCCCAAACATATTATTGATTGCTTAATTCGTAACTAATTGaactaaaaacaataaaatcaactacaagttgcaatcagaaaattaaaaacatatcaAGCACTCTTCTTCAGTGTCCTTCCAAACATCTTTGATCACTAAATTAGTCAAAAATTAAAACCAAAAGGCAACAGTAAGTAAGCTACAAAACTAACAACCAGAACATTAAACCATATCAAGCTTAATTAGTCAAAAAACTGAACTAAAAAAAACACACAGAATCAGCTACAAAATTAACAATCAGGAAACTGAACTTTATCAAGCAAACTTCATAATCGCCCTCCAAAAGCATCTTCGTTTAGCTCATTAAgtcaaaattaaactaataaacaacaaaatcagCTAAAAATTCGGAAATTAAACCATATCACGCACTCTTCTTCACATCTCTCGAAAACATCTTCGTTTAGCTCAATAAgtcaaaaattaaacaaaaaaacaacaaaatcagCTACAAAATTCGGAAAATTAAACCATATTATGCAATCTTCTTCACGTCTCTCGAAAAACATCTTCAATCGCCTaatttactcaaaaaaaaaaactaaaaatcaacaaaatcagaaaaattaCAACATATCAAGCACTCTACATCTTCGATCGCTTAATTTACTCAAAAATTGAactaaaaaacaacaaaatcagctaaaaaaaaactaacaatcAGAAAATCATAAACACATgagaaaatcataaaatttccaaaatcaTCAGTTGAATGAAGATCGATTGATACGTACCGATGATAAAGCGCGGCGAGAAGAAGAGTTTGTTGGCTTGTTCGAGTATGGaggaaaagagagagagagggtttGCTTTGAGTATGAGATCTGTGGTTTTATTGAGAGGTTGAGAATTGAACGGTCAGGATTTGTTGGTGGGAATTGGGGAATATATACCAGTCTCCGCCATAAAGACATCTTTGGTCTTTgcacttcttttttttagtttcgaGTAAGGCTGTTTAAAATTGAATCGAAATTAATAAGTTGAAttgataaaaaagttattgatttatattattGGATTATTGATTTAGGGATTTTGATgatggttttgattttttttgttattggaTTATCAGTTTTTAACGGtttaaagttttttcttaaCGGGTTAACCGATAACctgatagtaaattaaataataatatttataccattttgtatataaagtcctCGACTTAGAGTTAaatttcctacttttatttttggttgtctCAAATACTTGATTATTCtacaatgtaaaagtgtttgcttttgagcAAGATGTAACTTGTGAACTCAAGTGCATGAGTTATTTGGTTAgtcaccttgtttctaagtgattttcaatgttttttcttttgtgtcaaaTCTTAACGGTTAAACCGATAACCAAACCGATATTgatcaaaaatcgataaaccaATATCTTAATGGTTCTATAACGGTTTAGCATCTCTACAAACCGATAACCAATAAGCCAACCCAATAAACTttaaaaccgaaccgaaccggcCGATACACAGCCCTAGTTTCGAGTCTGAGCAAAAGTTATTGAGTTTTTGTAAATTCGTACGTTACGTTGAAGATCATTTGATTTATGAGATATTTCGAGATTAAGTTTGAGATAAAATTATTTGGTTAATAAAGGTATAATTCATCTCAAATAAATTTACGAATCATCTAATTGCGAAAAGTTTCACTcccaaaatttgaataataaatttctatatCACTCTAACATAACTTTTTTGATATTGCacactattttttaattataatctttgaggataagaaaaataatttagcatgaaaaaaagacaaacttttatattttatataactaaCATTTTAATTGAAAGATTCATACAAAAGAAAGGTGAACATGATTTATATCTTCATTGATATAATAAGATAATAAGATTCTATAATGAGCAtacaaatcattaataaaaaatcgATTCATTATTGTTACAAATCAACCTTACTTCTCTGGAAGTAGTAATTAGCATCATCAAGgtttaagaaaccaaaactCTCTGCACATAATGTTTCAACCCCAAAACACTCTTAACCGCGAAGTGATGCCCGAGGGACAGCAGGTAAGCCTAGTTCATCTTCAGCCTGTGCATCACAAGTCGATAAAAGGTGTCAAAGTTAGTTATATGTTACACGAAGAAATACGAACATTACAGAATTAGAAACCACCGCGAGAAAGATTTGGGACTGAGATATTAACTTGTTTCTATCCCAAAAGATGCAGCAGCATCTAATGCTTAAGATATATGATATAAAGATCGAGTGGCAAAGGTTGAGGACTTGTGACTTATGTCGCAGGTTTGAGCCCTGCACCATGCAGACTACACttggtatttaagtggagaagggcAGCTCATAATCCCCCCCGAATCTCAAAGGATGAGGTTGGTCCTAA
The window above is part of the Solanum pennellii chromosome 5, SPENNV200 genome. Proteins encoded here:
- the LOC107020317 gene encoding dnaJ protein homolog — protein: MFGRAPKKSDNTKYYEILGVPKTAAQEDLKKAYRKAAIKNHPDKGGDPEKFKELAQAYEVLSDPEKREIYDQYGEDALKEGMGGGGGGHDPFDIFSSFFGGSPFGGGGGSSRGRRQRRGEDVVHPLKVSLEDLYNGTSKKLSLSRNVLCPKCKGKGSKSGASMKCSGCQGSGMKVTIRQLGPSMIQQMQHPCNECKGTGEMINDKDRCGQCKGEKVVQEKKVLEVVVEKGMQNGQKITFPGEADEAPDTVTGDIVFVLQQKEHPKFKRKGDDLFVEHTLSLTEALCGFQFILTHLDTRQLIIKSQPGEVVKPDQFKAINDEGMPMYQRPFMRGKLYIHFTVEFPDTLSLEQCKNLEAVLPPKPKTQMTDMELDECEETTLHDVNIEEEMRRKQQQAQEAYDEDDEDMHGGAQRVQCAQQ